The Temnothorax longispinosus isolate EJ_2023e chromosome 7, Tlon_JGU_v1, whole genome shotgun sequence genome contains a region encoding:
- the Arglu1 gene encoding uncharacterized protein Arglu1 isoform X2: MGRSRSRSKSPSRRRHKSKHSRKRSKSREKHSNNKYSEKPKERSSKSRKRSHSASSSTGSDVSDDVHIVSHKKRSYRDRDRKMDEVERLAEMERQRKKKELMNKIFTTSTVGRQREVEQKMVEEEAAKRIEELVQKRVEEELEKRKEEIDAEVQRRVEEAKRAMERQMMEEMEWRQAKLREEEKRREEEERKKREELERIMEENNRKIEEAQKKLAEERLAMVEEQRLMEEERQKMRKEHEKRVKEEQKRILGKNNSRPKLSFTLKSVT, translated from the exons ATGGGCCGGTCGCGTTCCCGATCGAAATCGCCGAGCAGACGGCGTCACAAGAGCAAGCACTCGCGCAAGCGGTCCAAGTCGCGCGAGAAGCACTCCAACAACAAATACTCGGAGAAGCCGAAGGAGCGTAGCTCCAAGTCCAG AAAACGATCCCACTCTGCGTCGTCCAGCACTGGCTCGGATGTATCGGACGACGTGCATATCGTCAGTCACAAGAAACGCTCGTACAGGGACAGGGATCGAAAGATGGACGAGGTGGAAAGGCTAGCGGAAATGGAGCGGCAAAG gaaaaagaaagaattaatgaaCAAAATCTTCACCACGAGCACGGTCGG ACGTCAACGCGAGGTGGAACAAAAGATGGTGGAGGAAGAAGCCGCCAAACGTATAGAAGAACTTGTACAGAAGAGGGTAGAAGAGGAGCTTGAGAAACGTAAAGAGGAAATTGATGCGGAGGTGCAAAGGCGGGTGGAAGAAGCCAAGAGGGCTATGGAGCGTCAAATGATGGAGGAGATGGAATGGAGACAAGCGAAACTACGTGAGGAGGAGAAACGAAGAGAG GAGGAAGAGCGGAAGAAGCGTGAGGAACTAGAGAGGATTATGGAGGAGAACAACAGAAAGATAGAGGAGGCTCAGAAGAAATTG GCTGAGGAAAGATTGGCTATGGTTGAAGAACAACGGTTAATGGAAGAAGAAAGGCAAAAGATGAGGAAGGAACATGAAAAACGTGTTAAGGAGGAGCAAAAGAGGATCTTAGGCAAGAATAATTCAAGGCCTAAGTTATCCTTTACGCTAAAATCGGTTACGTAA
- the Arglu1 gene encoding uncharacterized protein Arglu1 isoform X4: MGRSRSRSKSPSRRRHKSKHSRKRSKSREKHSNNKYSEKPKERSSKSRKRSHSASSSTGSDVSDDVHIVSHKKRSYRDRDRKMDEVERLAEMERQRRQREVEQKMVEEEAAKRIEELVQKRVEEELEKRKEEIDAEVQRRVEEAKRAMERQMMEEMEWRQAKLREEEKRREEEERKKREELERIMEENNRKIEEAQKKLAEERLAMVEEQRLMEEERQKMRKEHEKRVKEEQKRILGKNNSRPKLSFTLKSVT; the protein is encoded by the exons ATGGGCCGGTCGCGTTCCCGATCGAAATCGCCGAGCAGACGGCGTCACAAGAGCAAGCACTCGCGCAAGCGGTCCAAGTCGCGCGAGAAGCACTCCAACAACAAATACTCGGAGAAGCCGAAGGAGCGTAGCTCCAAGTCCAG AAAACGATCCCACTCTGCGTCGTCCAGCACTGGCTCGGATGTATCGGACGACGTGCATATCGTCAGTCACAAGAAACGCTCGTACAGGGACAGGGATCGAAAGATGGACGAGGTGGAAAGGCTAGCGGAAATGGAGCGGCAAAG ACGTCAACGCGAGGTGGAACAAAAGATGGTGGAGGAAGAAGCCGCCAAACGTATAGAAGAACTTGTACAGAAGAGGGTAGAAGAGGAGCTTGAGAAACGTAAAGAGGAAATTGATGCGGAGGTGCAAAGGCGGGTGGAAGAAGCCAAGAGGGCTATGGAGCGTCAAATGATGGAGGAGATGGAATGGAGACAAGCGAAACTACGTGAGGAGGAGAAACGAAGAGAG GAGGAAGAGCGGAAGAAGCGTGAGGAACTAGAGAGGATTATGGAGGAGAACAACAGAAAGATAGAGGAGGCTCAGAAGAAATTG GCTGAGGAAAGATTGGCTATGGTTGAAGAACAACGGTTAATGGAAGAAGAAAGGCAAAAGATGAGGAAGGAACATGAAAAACGTGTTAAGGAGGAGCAAAAGAGGATCTTAGGCAAGAATAATTCAAGGCCTAAGTTATCCTTTACGCTAAAATCGGTTACGTAA
- the Arglu1 gene encoding uncharacterized protein Arglu1 isoform X1, whose translation MGRSRSRSKSPSRRRHKSKHSRKRSKSREKHSNNKYSEKPKERSSKSRKRSHSASSSTGSDVSDDVHIVSHKKRSYRDRDRKMDEVERLAEMERQRKKKELMNKIFTTSTVGALEEDRCLSVCRRQREVEQKMVEEEAAKRIEELVQKRVEEELEKRKEEIDAEVQRRVEEAKRAMERQMMEEMEWRQAKLREEEKRREEEERKKREELERIMEENNRKIEEAQKKLAEERLAMVEEQRLMEEERQKMRKEHEKRVKEEQKRILGKNNSRPKLSFTLKSVT comes from the exons ATGGGCCGGTCGCGTTCCCGATCGAAATCGCCGAGCAGACGGCGTCACAAGAGCAAGCACTCGCGCAAGCGGTCCAAGTCGCGCGAGAAGCACTCCAACAACAAATACTCGGAGAAGCCGAAGGAGCGTAGCTCCAAGTCCAG AAAACGATCCCACTCTGCGTCGTCCAGCACTGGCTCGGATGTATCGGACGACGTGCATATCGTCAGTCACAAGAAACGCTCGTACAGGGACAGGGATCGAAAGATGGACGAGGTGGAAAGGCTAGCGGAAATGGAGCGGCAAAG gaaaaagaaagaattaatgaaCAAAATCTTCACCACGAGCACGGTCGG AGCTCTGGAAGAAGATCGCTGCTTATCTGTCTGCAGACGTCAACGCGAGGTGGAACAAAAGATGGTGGAGGAAGAAGCCGCCAAACGTATAGAAGAACTTGTACAGAAGAGGGTAGAAGAGGAGCTTGAGAAACGTAAAGAGGAAATTGATGCGGAGGTGCAAAGGCGGGTGGAAGAAGCCAAGAGGGCTATGGAGCGTCAAATGATGGAGGAGATGGAATGGAGACAAGCGAAACTACGTGAGGAGGAGAAACGAAGAGAG GAGGAAGAGCGGAAGAAGCGTGAGGAACTAGAGAGGATTATGGAGGAGAACAACAGAAAGATAGAGGAGGCTCAGAAGAAATTG GCTGAGGAAAGATTGGCTATGGTTGAAGAACAACGGTTAATGGAAGAAGAAAGGCAAAAGATGAGGAAGGAACATGAAAAACGTGTTAAGGAGGAGCAAAAGAGGATCTTAGGCAAGAATAATTCAAGGCCTAAGTTATCCTTTACGCTAAAATCGGTTACGTAA
- the Arglu1 gene encoding uncharacterized protein Arglu1 isoform X3 yields MGRSRSRSKSPSRRRHKSKHSRKRSKSREKHSNNKYSEKPKERSSKSRKRSHSASSSTGSDVSDDVHIVSHKKRSYRDRDRKMDEVERLAEMERQRALEEDRCLSVCRRQREVEQKMVEEEAAKRIEELVQKRVEEELEKRKEEIDAEVQRRVEEAKRAMERQMMEEMEWRQAKLREEEKRREEEERKKREELERIMEENNRKIEEAQKKLAEERLAMVEEQRLMEEERQKMRKEHEKRVKEEQKRILGKNNSRPKLSFTLKSVT; encoded by the exons ATGGGCCGGTCGCGTTCCCGATCGAAATCGCCGAGCAGACGGCGTCACAAGAGCAAGCACTCGCGCAAGCGGTCCAAGTCGCGCGAGAAGCACTCCAACAACAAATACTCGGAGAAGCCGAAGGAGCGTAGCTCCAAGTCCAG AAAACGATCCCACTCTGCGTCGTCCAGCACTGGCTCGGATGTATCGGACGACGTGCATATCGTCAGTCACAAGAAACGCTCGTACAGGGACAGGGATCGAAAGATGGACGAGGTGGAAAGGCTAGCGGAAATGGAGCGGCAAAG AGCTCTGGAAGAAGATCGCTGCTTATCTGTCTGCAGACGTCAACGCGAGGTGGAACAAAAGATGGTGGAGGAAGAAGCCGCCAAACGTATAGAAGAACTTGTACAGAAGAGGGTAGAAGAGGAGCTTGAGAAACGTAAAGAGGAAATTGATGCGGAGGTGCAAAGGCGGGTGGAAGAAGCCAAGAGGGCTATGGAGCGTCAAATGATGGAGGAGATGGAATGGAGACAAGCGAAACTACGTGAGGAGGAGAAACGAAGAGAG GAGGAAGAGCGGAAGAAGCGTGAGGAACTAGAGAGGATTATGGAGGAGAACAACAGAAAGATAGAGGAGGCTCAGAAGAAATTG GCTGAGGAAAGATTGGCTATGGTTGAAGAACAACGGTTAATGGAAGAAGAAAGGCAAAAGATGAGGAAGGAACATGAAAAACGTGTTAAGGAGGAGCAAAAGAGGATCTTAGGCAAGAATAATTCAAGGCCTAAGTTATCCTTTACGCTAAAATCGGTTACGTAA